Proteins co-encoded in one Bacillus sp. FSL H8-0547 genomic window:
- the rlmD gene encoding 23S rRNA (uracil(1939)-C(5))-methyltransferase RlmD — translation MKTKEQKNKGVPLEKGQTFPLTIKRLGINGEGVGYFKKQVVFVPGALPNEEVVVEATNISAKFAEGKVKKIRKASPHRVDPPCPIYHECGGCQLQHLSYEKQLHEKRDIVVQAMERFSGLDLGKTDIRQTIGMEDPWNYRNKSQFQTGLRNGKVIAGLYSKNSHHLVNIDHCIVQHEATNKAVQTVKQILQDLKVSIYDERKRKGIVRTIVSRVGFKSGQVQIVLITAQENLPRKDLIVSEINKRLPEVKSIMQNINGEKTSLIFGEKTVHLDGEEVIQEQLGDLTFDLSARAFFQLNPVQTVKLYDEVKKAAQLTGKEKIVDAYCGVGTIGMWLADGAKEIRGMDTIADSVEDAKKNAKKHGFKNATYVKGTAEHWLPKWLGEGWRPDAVVVDPPRTGCDQKLLGAILKVKPKKFIYVSCNPSTLAKDIKTLSKAYKVEYIQPVDMFPHTAHVECVVRFVLK, via the coding sequence ATGAAGACCAAGGAACAAAAGAACAAAGGTGTGCCTCTGGAAAAGGGACAAACCTTTCCATTAACTATAAAAAGACTCGGAATCAACGGAGAAGGAGTCGGTTACTTCAAAAAGCAGGTCGTATTTGTACCAGGTGCTCTCCCAAATGAAGAAGTGGTCGTGGAAGCAACGAACATCAGCGCCAAATTTGCCGAGGGAAAAGTGAAGAAAATCAGGAAGGCCTCCCCTCACAGAGTGGACCCGCCTTGCCCGATCTACCACGAATGCGGAGGCTGCCAGCTTCAGCACCTTTCGTATGAAAAACAGCTGCATGAAAAAAGAGACATTGTTGTCCAGGCGATGGAGCGTTTTTCTGGACTTGATCTAGGCAAAACCGACATCAGACAGACGATTGGCATGGAGGACCCGTGGAACTACCGCAACAAAAGCCAGTTCCAGACAGGGCTAAGAAACGGAAAAGTCATTGCAGGACTGTACAGCAAGAACTCCCACCACCTTGTCAATATCGATCACTGCATCGTGCAGCACGAAGCAACCAACAAAGCGGTACAGACCGTCAAGCAAATTCTGCAGGACCTGAAAGTATCGATCTACGACGAGCGGAAACGCAAAGGCATCGTCCGGACCATCGTCAGCAGAGTCGGCTTCAAAAGCGGACAAGTTCAAATCGTCCTCATCACCGCGCAGGAAAACCTGCCGCGCAAGGACCTGATCGTCAGCGAAATCAACAAACGTCTCCCTGAAGTCAAATCCATTATGCAAAACATCAACGGGGAAAAAACATCCCTGATCTTCGGAGAAAAAACCGTCCACTTAGATGGAGAAGAAGTCATCCAGGAACAGCTAGGAGATTTGACATTTGACCTCTCGGCACGGGCCTTCTTCCAGCTCAACCCCGTCCAGACCGTCAAGCTCTACGACGAAGTCAAAAAAGCCGCCCAGCTCACCGGCAAAGAAAAAATCGTCGACGCTTACTGCGGCGTAGGCACCATCGGCATGTGGCTCGCAGACGGCGCCAAAGAAATCAGAGGCATGGACACCATCGCCGACTCCGTCGAAGACGCCAAAAAGAACGCCAAAAAACACGGCTTCAAAAACGCCACCTACGTAAAAGGCACAGCCGAACACTGGCTCCCAAAATGGCTTGGTGAAGGCTGGAGACCCGACGCTGTGGTAGTCGATCCGCCAAGAACAGGCTGCGACCAAAAGCTGCTTGGTGCGATATTAAAGGTTAAACCGAAGAAGTTTATTTATGTGTCGTGTAACCCGTCGACACTTGCGAAGGATATAAAGACACTTTCGAAGGCTTATAAGGTTGAGTATATTCAGCCTGTGGATATGTTTCCGCATACGGCTCATGTGGAGTGTGTGGTGAGGTTTGTATTGAAGTAG
- a CDS encoding DNA-3-methyladenine glycosylase encodes MWEERVKIDPPYDFDRVLDRLSMDPLHHVMMSEREVSIPMRDGDKKPFVVKVKALGTKDAPEFSVSGSGNREAALKETMRIFQWDTSLLDVQTHFRSSNIAGIFQEHDGTPLVLEFGLYECLMKCIIHQQLNLKFAHTLTERFVHTFGEQVDGVWFYPLPEKVAALDYSDLRELQFSGRKSEYVIDTSKLIAEGKINLEELKDQPDEDILKELVKIRGVGPWTVQNLLLFGLGRPNLFPVADIGIQNAMKKHFGLDRKPTLEEMQELSREWDPYLSYASLYLWRSIE; translated from the coding sequence ATGTGGGAAGAGCGAGTAAAGATAGATCCTCCATATGATTTTGACCGTGTCCTTGACCGTTTATCCATGGATCCGCTGCATCACGTGATGATGTCTGAGCGCGAAGTATCCATTCCGATGAGGGACGGAGATAAAAAGCCGTTTGTTGTGAAGGTGAAGGCTCTTGGAACGAAGGATGCACCGGAGTTTTCAGTGAGCGGAAGCGGGAACCGCGAGGCTGCTCTAAAAGAGACGATGCGCATTTTTCAGTGGGATACGTCACTGCTAGACGTTCAGACCCATTTTCGTTCCTCAAACATCGCCGGTATTTTTCAGGAGCACGACGGCACGCCGCTCGTGCTTGAATTTGGCCTGTATGAGTGCCTGATGAAATGCATCATCCACCAGCAGCTGAACCTGAAGTTCGCTCATACGCTGACAGAGCGGTTCGTCCATACGTTCGGCGAGCAGGTGGACGGAGTCTGGTTTTATCCGCTTCCTGAAAAAGTGGCGGCACTCGACTACAGCGACCTGCGGGAGCTGCAGTTCAGCGGGCGCAAATCAGAGTATGTCATCGATACATCAAAGCTGATTGCAGAAGGCAAAATAAACCTGGAAGAATTGAAGGATCAGCCGGACGAGGACATCCTGAAGGAGCTCGTGAAAATCCGCGGAGTGGGGCCATGGACGGTCCAGAACCTGCTCCTGTTCGGACTTGGACGGCCCAATCTGTTCCCGGTTGCCGATATCGGCATTCAAAACGCGATGAAAAAGCATTTTGGACTCGACCGCAAGCCTACCTTGGAAGAAATGCAGGAGCTGAGCAGGGAGTGGGACCCTTATTTAAGCTATGCTTCCCTTTATTTATGGAGAAGCATTGAATAG
- the pdaA gene encoding delta-lactam-biosynthetic de-N-acetylase yields MKYWTLATCLLLFFLSGIQPAAAVSNQPINWGFEKSRNHKSANPGEPLVKLLEKYDAFFMGDPSQKYIYLTFDNGYENGYTEGVLDVLKKQKVPAAFFVTGHYLLDQPNLVKRMADEGHIVGNHSWHHPDLTKVTDERLKKELDSVKEKTEKLTGYQGIQYLRPPRGVFSERVLAKSKELGYQPVFWSLAFVDWHTNAQKGWRYSYDQMMSQIHPGCILLLHTVSKDNAEALDKAITDLRKQGYIFKSLDDLMIDRTFHQPYFFSL; encoded by the coding sequence TTGAAATACTGGACACTTGCAACATGCCTATTGCTGTTTTTCCTGTCAGGCATTCAGCCCGCAGCAGCTGTTTCCAACCAGCCGATCAACTGGGGCTTTGAAAAAAGCAGAAACCATAAATCCGCGAACCCCGGGGAACCGCTAGTGAAGCTGCTTGAGAAATATGACGCTTTTTTTATGGGAGATCCAAGCCAAAAATACATTTATCTCACCTTCGACAATGGCTATGAGAATGGCTACACAGAAGGAGTTCTAGATGTCCTGAAAAAACAAAAGGTGCCGGCAGCCTTTTTTGTAACGGGGCACTACCTGCTTGACCAGCCAAACCTTGTAAAACGCATGGCAGATGAGGGGCACATTGTCGGAAACCACTCGTGGCACCATCCCGATCTGACAAAAGTCACGGATGAAAGACTGAAAAAAGAGCTGGACTCTGTGAAAGAAAAGACGGAAAAGCTAACAGGCTATCAGGGGATTCAGTATCTCCGTCCGCCGAGGGGCGTATTCAGCGAGCGGGTACTTGCTAAGTCGAAAGAGCTCGGGTATCAGCCGGTTTTCTGGTCACTTGCCTTTGTAGACTGGCATACGAATGCACAAAAGGGCTGGAGATATTCCTATGATCAGATGATGAGCCAGATCCATCCCGGCTGCATCCTTCTGCTGCACACCGTTTCAAAGGACAACGCGGAGGCGCTTGACAAAGCCATTACGGATTTGCGCAAACAAGGCTATATTTTCAAAAGCCTGGACGATTTGATGATAGACCGGACCTTCCATCAGCCATACTTTTTCTCCCTCTGA
- a CDS encoding fumarate hydratase, whose product MDRFYESMYELIVETSTKLPKDVRRAILRAKQQENAGTRAAMSLATISENIKMADENVSPICQDTGLPTFKLKVPVGANQLNMKEDIYRAIAQATKDGKLRPNSVDSLTGDNSGDNLGFGTPVIKFEQWEKDYIDARLILKGGGCENKNIQYSLPCELDGLGKAGRDLDGIRKCILHSVYQAQGQGCSAGFIGVGIGGDRTSGYELAKDQLFRSADDTNPNQDLQRLEEYIVDKANKLGIGTMGFGGEATLLGCKVGVMNRIPASFFVSVAYNCWAYRRLGVTIDAGSGAIQDWLYQEGDRPNLQDDEPAEAPAESPREVVLEAPITEEKIRELRVGDVVRINGMMYTGRDAIHKYLSTNESPVDLNGQIIYHCGPVMLKDEDENWHVKAAGPTTSIREEPYQGDIMKKFGIRAVIGKGGMGPKTLKALNEHGGVYLNAIGGAAQYYADCIKSVEGVDLMQFGIPEAMWHLKVEGFTAVVTMDSHGNSLHADVDQSSLEKLSQFKEPVFI is encoded by the coding sequence ATGGATCGTTTTTATGAAAGCATGTATGAACTGATCGTGGAAACATCAACGAAGCTTCCGAAGGATGTGCGCCGCGCGATTTTAAGAGCGAAGCAGCAGGAAAACGCAGGCACGCGCGCTGCGATGTCCCTTGCGACAATATCCGAGAATATCAAAATGGCGGACGAGAACGTGTCGCCGATTTGCCAGGATACAGGACTGCCTACATTTAAACTGAAGGTTCCTGTCGGAGCCAATCAGCTGAATATGAAAGAAGACATCTACCGCGCGATTGCACAGGCAACAAAGGACGGAAAGCTGCGCCCGAATTCAGTTGACTCGCTGACTGGCGACAACAGCGGGGACAACCTTGGCTTCGGCACGCCTGTCATCAAATTCGAGCAGTGGGAAAAGGACTACATCGACGCGCGCCTGATTTTAAAAGGCGGCGGCTGTGAAAATAAAAACATCCAGTACAGCCTTCCATGCGAGCTTGACGGACTCGGCAAAGCCGGACGCGACCTTGACGGCATCCGCAAATGCATCCTTCACTCCGTGTATCAGGCACAGGGGCAGGGCTGCAGCGCAGGCTTCATCGGCGTCGGCATCGGAGGAGACCGTACTTCAGGCTATGAGCTTGCGAAGGATCAGCTTTTCAGAAGCGCGGATGACACGAATCCGAATCAGGATCTGCAGCGACTCGAAGAATATATCGTAGATAAAGCGAATAAGCTCGGCATCGGCACAATGGGCTTTGGCGGGGAAGCGACTCTTCTCGGCTGTAAAGTCGGCGTGATGAACCGGATTCCGGCAAGCTTTTTTGTTTCTGTTGCGTACAACTGCTGGGCATACCGCCGTTTAGGCGTCACGATTGATGCCGGCAGCGGAGCGATTCAGGACTGGCTGTACCAGGAAGGCGACAGGCCGAACCTCCAGGACGACGAGCCTGCAGAGGCGCCAGCAGAAAGTCCGCGTGAAGTGGTGCTTGAAGCGCCGATCACAGAAGAAAAAATCCGCGAGCTTAGAGTCGGAGATGTTGTCCGCATCAACGGAATGATGTACACAGGGCGCGACGCCATCCACAAGTACCTTTCAACGAACGAATCACCTGTGGATCTCAACGGCCAGATCATTTACCACTGCGGACCTGTTATGCTGAAGGATGAGGATGAAAACTGGCATGTAAAAGCAGCCGGACCGACAACAAGCATCCGTGAAGAGCCTTACCAGGGCGACATCATGAAAAAATTCGGAATCCGCGCTGTGATCGGAAAAGGCGGCATGGGTCCGAAAACACTGAAAGCACTGAATGAACACGGCGGCGTTTACCTTAATGCCATCGGCGGAGCTGCCCAGTACTATGCAGACTGCATCAAATCTGTTGAAGGCGTAGACCTTATGCAGTTTGGAATTCCTGAAGCGATGTGGCACCTGAAGGTAGAAGGCTTTACAGCTGTTGTAACGATGGACTCCCACGGAAACAGCCTTCATGCGGATGTTGACCAATCGTCTCTTGAAAAATTGTCACAATTTAAAGAACCAGTATTCATTTAA
- a CDS encoding phosphodiester glycosidase family protein, translated as MKGKNKLAVMLMACTLLIQPVSVLGEDTVPSEKSTVLKAEQISSGITHTEKQIENFGGTAGNSQRVNVLEADLSNPNVSVVTSKALERVVAAETLPSQAAREEFKGKDIVAGVNADMFNMQTGINMTLQVQNRNLLINHSYPSGVALHPVFAIDQNKKPFIGEVEMRGSLTYSGKNVKVDTLNRNENAGEKLGIFTPKLNQKGVLTFDDRNENFIKNGAMAVVKEVKDASAIKAGQAYTGKIEKIYPAYESIDIPSDSVIIAGFGSKAEMIRNELKEGMDISFQFDLFTGENRVLKNDITEATGGYNWLVKDGKALTKDELLSKYGSHVNLKSARTAIGITAEQKVITMTIDKPSTLFDKSQGVTLVEMAEIMEEHGAVSALGLDGGGSTEMLVQPKGKSALETANRPSDGQSRSITNGLLFVNHSTKTGEIGEVIVEKNLTIFKNAAFPFGVKATDSNGNPVMIASRSIQWKASKGTIDKTGLYKAPAHAGTDKVEAVINGVSGQASVTVIDQVDDFQFADQGPVILQPGEEKKLEAEAVKDGKEVILTGDAIDWEIDSQFGEITPDGTIQIREDVPAGTRTTVTAKLGSIERQIELLIGLKEQVIDDYETYPKEGYEVSGFMGGTHQLSGDEAKFGESSLRVDYDSKKWERKYNGTINVIPHWYKSATGAWPDELADSMYETYKTDIRPKKFGVWVHGDGKAPWARLIFKANGVNKTLDLAPKVDWTGWKYLEVELPQDWALPIVFNYLYFVETNKSIPDYSGSVYIDHMRYIYTNETEDFNGPDFKEITPAGNTVYENKIAFSSLLIDEESGVDAESIEVKLNGEKLPHTYDAETGKVEAAAENLTEGTYHLTASARDTNGNASVPSVDKTIKVDLSDDIEKPVLSNVTPTGKAVEKTAEPRITFKLKDVKSGVKKNSIAVKIDGKPAPVHYDEKTGWAYAVPEKPIKDGKHSFIIEAKDNSGNVMTPFVKEFETKQLQQPEKANQFSISVLPDTQGFMYSKRLFDRAAKEETDFVMHVGDIVDTSSQAEWDRAVSDLSLLGEKPFFATPGNHESFQGNIDFYSDIIGSPTYHFEYGNTLIISLNSAFGQSISASDSTQFHYLQKLLKENKKKNVLVVTHNTTKDDFGTKHEMNPADAKQFEDILGAYKKKNTGVNVQVLFGHLHLLQSWEKDGVNYTITGNGASKGYVSNDKGNILGSGVLQVTKSGMDYKFNPLLTDVSIVDDALNEQREMKMAAGAERTLNLFGDFREIYGNYLVNLSSFEDVHTIWTSDNEKAVKVLQDGTIQTIKPGTANITAVSGGKSSTIKVTVVDPNTIKPVNVELNPNNETVIEGKNIRLTATAIDKDGNRFAMDPDKLFMELSPPDLAEWKNGKIKTKKSGTLTISYQYLDIKKSMEIDILPKKQK; from the coding sequence TGAAAGGGAAAAACAAGCTTGCCGTCATGCTGATGGCCTGCACGCTGCTGATTCAGCCGGTTTCCGTTCTCGGAGAAGATACCGTGCCGTCAGAAAAAAGCACAGTGTTAAAAGCGGAACAGATTTCTTCAGGCATTACACACACTGAAAAGCAAATCGAGAATTTCGGGGGAACAGCGGGAAACAGCCAGAGAGTGAATGTTCTCGAGGCAGATCTTTCGAATCCGAATGTATCCGTTGTCACATCCAAAGCACTTGAACGAGTTGTTGCTGCAGAAACTCTGCCGTCACAGGCTGCCCGAGAAGAATTCAAGGGAAAAGACATTGTTGCAGGCGTGAATGCGGATATGTTCAATATGCAGACAGGCATCAATATGACGCTCCAGGTGCAAAACCGCAATCTTCTTATCAATCACAGCTATCCTTCAGGCGTTGCTCTTCATCCTGTTTTTGCAATTGACCAAAACAAGAAACCTTTTATCGGAGAAGTTGAAATGAGAGGCTCGCTGACCTACAGCGGCAAAAATGTAAAGGTTGATACACTGAACCGCAATGAAAACGCGGGAGAAAAGCTTGGCATTTTCACACCAAAGTTAAACCAGAAGGGAGTCCTTACCTTCGATGACCGCAATGAGAATTTCATTAAAAATGGAGCCATGGCCGTCGTAAAAGAGGTAAAGGACGCTTCTGCCATCAAAGCAGGACAGGCTTACACAGGAAAAATTGAAAAGATCTACCCTGCTTATGAGAGCATTGATATTCCATCAGACAGTGTCATCATTGCCGGATTCGGGTCAAAAGCAGAAATGATCCGGAATGAATTAAAAGAAGGCATGGACATCTCCTTCCAGTTTGATCTTTTCACGGGAGAAAACAGAGTCCTCAAAAATGATATTACTGAGGCTACAGGCGGCTACAACTGGCTTGTTAAGGACGGAAAGGCCCTTACAAAAGACGAGCTCCTGTCCAAATACGGCAGCCACGTTAACCTTAAGAGCGCCAGAACCGCCATCGGAATTACAGCAGAGCAAAAGGTCATCACGATGACCATTGATAAACCGAGTACTCTTTTTGATAAAAGCCAGGGGGTAACGCTTGTCGAAATGGCTGAGATCATGGAAGAGCATGGTGCAGTCTCTGCTCTTGGCCTTGACGGCGGAGGATCGACAGAAATGCTCGTTCAGCCAAAAGGAAAAAGCGCGCTTGAAACGGCCAATCGCCCGAGTGACGGGCAGTCAAGATCGATCACAAACGGCCTTCTCTTTGTCAATCATTCAACTAAAACAGGTGAAATTGGCGAAGTCATCGTAGAAAAAAATCTGACAATCTTCAAAAATGCGGCTTTCCCGTTCGGCGTAAAAGCAACAGACAGCAACGGCAACCCCGTCATGATTGCAAGCCGCTCCATCCAGTGGAAAGCTTCAAAGGGCACCATTGATAAAACGGGTCTTTATAAAGCGCCTGCTCATGCAGGAACAGATAAAGTGGAAGCTGTCATCAACGGAGTGAGCGGGCAGGCATCTGTTACGGTCATCGACCAGGTGGATGACTTCCAATTTGCCGATCAGGGACCGGTTATTCTCCAGCCAGGCGAGGAAAAGAAACTGGAAGCTGAAGCAGTGAAAGACGGAAAAGAGGTCATTCTCACAGGAGATGCAATTGACTGGGAGATTGACAGCCAGTTTGGTGAAATCACTCCAGACGGCACCATCCAAATAAGAGAAGATGTACCTGCGGGAACAAGAACAACGGTAACGGCAAAGCTTGGCTCAATTGAAAGGCAGATTGAGTTATTAATAGGGCTAAAAGAACAAGTCATCGATGACTATGAAACGTATCCAAAAGAAGGCTATGAAGTATCCGGCTTCATGGGCGGCACACATCAGCTGTCCGGGGACGAGGCGAAATTCGGAGAGAGCAGCCTGCGTGTGGATTACGATTCAAAAAAATGGGAACGCAAATACAACGGTACAATCAATGTCATTCCACACTGGTACAAGTCAGCAACTGGAGCATGGCCGGACGAGCTCGCTGATTCTATGTATGAAACGTATAAAACAGACATCCGACCGAAGAAATTCGGCGTATGGGTGCACGGTGACGGAAAAGCGCCGTGGGCACGCCTGATTTTCAAAGCAAACGGCGTCAACAAGACGCTTGATCTTGCACCGAAAGTAGACTGGACCGGCTGGAAATACCTTGAGGTTGAGCTTCCGCAGGACTGGGCGCTGCCGATCGTTTTCAACTATCTCTATTTTGTCGAAACGAACAAAAGCATCCCTGACTACAGCGGCAGTGTTTACATCGATCACATGCGCTATATTTACACGAACGAAACAGAAGACTTTAACGGTCCGGATTTCAAAGAGATCACACCTGCCGGAAATACTGTATATGAAAACAAAATCGCGTTTTCTTCCCTTCTGATAGATGAAGAATCGGGTGTAGATGCTGAATCGATCGAAGTGAAGCTAAACGGAGAAAAACTTCCGCATACCTATGATGCTGAAACAGGAAAAGTAGAAGCAGCAGCTGAAAACCTGACAGAGGGCACCTATCATCTGACAGCCTCAGCACGCGATACAAACGGAAATGCATCTGTTCCGTCCGTTGATAAAACAATCAAAGTAGACTTGAGCGATGATATAGAAAAACCGGTTCTTTCAAACGTGACGCCGACAGGAAAAGCGGTTGAGAAAACAGCAGAACCGCGTATTACTTTTAAACTGAAAGATGTAAAAAGCGGCGTGAAGAAAAACAGCATCGCTGTGAAAATTGACGGCAAACCTGCTCCTGTTCATTACGACGAAAAAACGGGCTGGGCATATGCCGTTCCTGAAAAGCCGATTAAAGACGGAAAGCATTCCTTCATCATCGAAGCAAAAGACAATAGCGGAAATGTCATGACGCCGTTTGTGAAAGAATTCGAAACAAAGCAGCTTCAGCAGCCGGAAAAGGCCAATCAATTCTCCATTTCTGTCCTGCCTGATACACAAGGGTTCATGTACTCGAAACGCTTGTTTGACCGGGCTGCAAAAGAAGAAACAGACTTCGTGATGCATGTAGGCGACATCGTGGATACCTCTTCACAGGCAGAATGGGACAGAGCCGTGAGCGACCTTTCCCTGCTTGGAGAAAAACCGTTTTTCGCAACACCGGGAAATCATGAATCATTCCAGGGAAACATTGATTTCTACTCAGACATCATTGGATCGCCAACCTACCATTTTGAATATGGAAACACACTAATCATCAGCTTGAACAGTGCGTTTGGACAGAGCATTTCAGCATCAGACTCTACCCAGTTCCATTACCTTCAAAAGCTTCTTAAGGAAAATAAAAAGAAGAATGTCCTTGTCGTGACACACAACACGACAAAAGATGACTTCGGCACGAAGCACGAAATGAACCCGGCTGATGCCAAGCAATTTGAAGACATTCTCGGAGCCTATAAAAAGAAAAACACCGGCGTGAACGTTCAAGTGCTGTTCGGTCACCTGCATCTCCTGCAGTCATGGGAAAAAGACGGCGTCAACTACACAATCACAGGCAACGGCGCAAGCAAAGGATATGTCTCAAACGACAAAGGAAATATCCTGGGAAGCGGAGTACTTCAAGTGACGAAGTCTGGAATGGACTATAAATTTAATCCATTGCTGACGGACGTATCCATCGTCGATGACGCCCTCAATGAACAGCGCGAAATGAAAATGGCAGCAGGTGCAGAACGCACACTCAACCTTTTCGGTGATTTCAGGGAAATCTACGGAAACTATCTCGTCAACCTGAGCTCGTTCGAAGACGTTCATACAATCTGGACCTCTGATAACGAAAAAGCTGTAAAAGTACTTCAGGACGGAACCATTCAGACAATCAAGCCAGGTACAGCCAACATCACGGCCGTTTCAGGAGGAAAAAGCAGCACCATTAAAGTAACGGTGGTTGACCCGAACACAATCAAGCCTGTCAACGTTGAACTCAACCCAAATAACGAAACAGTCATTGAAGGAAAGAACATCCGCCTGACAGCAACCGCCATCGACAAAGACGGCAACCGATTTGCCATGGACCCGGACAAGCTCTTCATGGAGCTTTCACCTCCTGACCTCGCAGAATGGAAAAACGGCAAAATCAAAACAAAGAAAAGCGGAACCCTGACCATTTCATATCAGTACCTTGATATCAAAAAAAGCATGGAGATTGATATCCTCCCTAAAAAACAGAAATAG